The DNA region CATGATCACCGCCGGGTCGGTCCGCGGGTAGTGCTCGGCGCCGCAGGCCTGGCAGCGGCGGATGTGGCCGGCCGCCGCGATGACCGTGCGATCTCCGCAGCGGGAGCAGAAGCGGTGCAGCCGCTGCCAGTTCTCCAGGGCGACGGCGTGCACCATGAGCCCGGCATCACGTGCGCCGAGGAGGAGTCCGGCCTCGCGCAGCCCGGCGGGGCGCGCGGACTGGTCCATGCGGCCCGGGAGGGAGTCCTTCTGGAGTGCGAAGTAGCGGACGCCGTCCTCGTCCGTGCCGAGGAAGTAGCGGTGGGTCTCGGTGAGCGGCGCCTCGAAGGACGGCGTCATGACGAGCTCGGTGCCGCCGTCGGGGGTGTCGTCGATGAGCGCCTGACCGCCGGAGACGACGAAGACCCTGGTCGTCGGGTGGCTCCAGGCTGCGGCGAGCCAGGCCTCGTCGAGCCGGTGGTGCGCGGCGCGGTCGATGCCGCTGGGCGCGGTGAGACCGATCGGGCGGTCTGCGCTGGCGTTGTCGAAGGTGCTCACAGGTGCTTCCTACTCCCCCGGGGATGGATCGGGTGTTCAGAGGATTCAGCGGGGTGCCGCGGCCAGCTCGCCCCACAGGTGGGCGCTGGTCTCCACGCCCTTGAGGAGGAGGTCGAGCTCGACCTTCTCGTCGGGACCGTGCCAGCCGTCGGACGGCACGGAGATGCCCAGGAAGAGCACGGGTGCGCCGAGCACGTCCTGCAGGTCGGCGGCAGGACCCGACCCGCCCTCCCGGGTGAACAGGATCTTCTGCCCGAACGCGCGTCCCATGGCCCGGGCCGCCGCCTGGAGCGCGGGGTGGTCGAGCGGGGTCAGGCAGGGGCGGGTGGCGGGCGAGAAGGTGATGCGGTGGCGGATGCCGGCCGGGATCCGGTCCTCGGCCCAGGTGCGGACCAGCTTCTGGACGTGGGCCGGGTCCTGGCCGGCGACGAGCCTGAAGCTCAGCTTCACCAGGGCCGAGGAGGGGATGACGGTCTTGCTGCCCGCGCCCTGATAGCCACCACCGATTCCGTTGACCTCGGCGGTGGGGCGGGCCCAGACGCGCTCCAGAGTGGTGAAGCCGGCCTCCCCCGCCGTGGCGTGGGAGGCGGCGGTGCGCAGCCAGGCGTCCTCGTCGAAGGGCAGTTCGGCGAAGAGGGCGCGCTCGGTGTCGGTCAGTTCGGCCACGCCGTCGTAGAAACCGGGGACCGCCACCCGGCCCTCGGCGTCGTGGAGCGCCGCGACGAGGCGGGCGAGGGCGGTCGCGGGGTTGGGTACCGCGCCGCCGAAGGACCCGGAGTGGATGTCCTGGTCGGGGCCGTACAGCTCGATCTCGCACTCCGCGAGGCCCCGCATGCCGGTGCAGACGCTGGGGGTGTTCTCGTCCCACATGCCGGTGTCGGAGACGACCACGACGTCCGCGGCGAGCCGGGAGGCCCGCTGCTCGGCCAGCGCCCGGAAGTTCGGGGAACCGGACTCCTCCTCGCCCTCGACGAGGAGTTTGAGGTGCACGGCGGGAGTGGTGCGGCCGGTCGCGGCGAGGTGGGCCCGGACACCCAGTGTGTGGAAGAACACCTGGCCCTTGTCGTCGGCCGCGCCGCGTCCGTACATCCTGCCGTCGCGGATCACCGGTTCGAACGGGTCGGTGTGCCAGCCGTCCTCGCGGGCCGCCGGCTGTACGTCGTGATGGCCGTAGACGAGCACGACCGGTGCGTCCGGGTCGTCGGACGGCCATTCGGCGAACACCGCGGGGGCGCCGGGCGTCTCCCAGATCTCGGTGACCGGGAAGCCGGTCTCCGCGAGCTTGGCGGACAGCCACTCGGCGCTGCGCCGTACGTCCCCGTCGTGCTCCGGCTGAGCGGATACGGACGGGATGCGCAGCCACTCGGCAAGGTCCTCGAGAAAGGCCGCGCGGTGCTGCTCGGTGTACGTACGGACGGCATTGTCCGGGGTGTCGCTCATGCTCCTGAGCCTATCGGCCCCGCGGAGGTGGCTCGTCCAGCAGGAGCTGTTCCAGCTCCGCCCGGCCGGGCAGGGCGGTGGGGCGGACGGTCTCCCCGGTGCGCACGTACAGGAAGGTCGCCGTCACCGAGTCCAGGGGCAGGCCGTGCAGCTCGGACCAGGCCAGCCGGTAGACGGCGAGCTGGAGCGGGTCGGCCGTGCGGTGCCGGGTGGTCTTCCAGTCGACGATCTCGTACGTGTCCCCGGTGCGGTACACCGCGTCGATCCGGCCGCGGATCAGCCGGCCCGCGAGGACGATCTGGAACGGGGTCTCGACGCGGTACGGGGTACGCCGGGCGTACTCCGTACGCTCGAAGGCCTCCTTGAGCTCGGCGAGATCGCGTTCGTCGGCGATCTCCGCGTCGTCCTCGCCACCTCCGGGGAGCTCGTCCGGGCCGAGCATGGGCAGCGGCAGCTCCTCGAAGCGGGACTCCACCCACGCGTGGAAACGGGTTCCGCGGCGGGCCGCGGGCTGTGGGGCCCTGGGCATGGGGCGGGCGAGCTCGCGAGCGAAGCCGTCGGGGTCGGCGGCCAGGTGCAGCAGCTGGGTGGCGGAGAGCGAGGCGGGTACGAGGACGTCGCGCACACCCGCGCGGGCACGGCGCAGCTCCCCGGCGAGGGCGTCGAGATCACGGTCCCAGGAGGCGAGTGCGCGGGCTTCCTCCGGGGTCAGGCCGGCCTCCGCTTCGGCGTCCGGACGCAGGTGCGTGCCGGCGTCCGGGTCCACGGGGGCGCGGGCGGCGGGGATGTGCCGAGCGGCCTCCCCCGCAGCGGGGACAGGGGTGTCCGCATGCGGGTCACCGTCCGGGAACGGGTCGTCGTACGGCGCGTCCTCCTCGTCGTACGGCGCGTCCTCCTCCCCGTACGGCGCCTCGTCGTCGTACGGGGAGGGCCCGGCGTACACGTCAGGTACGGGGGTGGCGGCCAGGGCCTCCAGGTGGGCCAGCACCGTGTCCCTGGCGGCCCGGCGGCGGGCCATGGCCGTGCCGTCCAGGGGGAGCGGCCAGGCCTGGTCGGCGTCCCGCTCCTGGAGTGCGGGATTCTCCTCGTCCTCCGCGGGTTCGTCGGCCCAGACCTCGATCTCGCCGTACCCGGCCGCGCAGTGCCCGTACAGCGCCTCCAGAAAGGCGGACGGGCCGCGGGCCTTCTTCTGGGACGGCCCCCACCAGTGGCCGGAGCCCAGGAGAAGGCTCCGGGGGCGGGTGAAGGTGACGTAGCCGAGGCGGAGCTCCTCGGTGTGCTGATGCTCCTTCATCTCCTCCTTGAAGGCCTTCAGGCCCTTGGCGTCCCAGGAGGGGACGACCGGGAGGGTGGCCGCGTCGCCGCGCAGGGCGTGCGGCAGGACCTTGGACTGCGAGGTCCAGGCGTCCCGGGACTGCCCGCTGGGGAACTGGCCGGTGACCAGTCCGGGCACGGCGACGACGTCCCACTCCAGGCCCTTGGACTTGTGGGCGGTGAGGACCTTGACGGTGTTCTCGCCGCCGGGCAGGGCGTTGTCCAGGCCCTTCTCGTACTGCGCGGCGGTGCGCAGGAAGCCGAGGAAGGCCAGCAGCGAGGCCTCCCCGTCCACTGCGGCGAAGCCGGCCGCGACATCCAGGAAGTTGGCGAGGGTCTCGCGGCGGCGTGCGGCCAGGGCGTGCGGCGACGCGGAGAGTTCGACCTCGAGACCGGTGGTGGAGAGCACGCGGTGCAGCACGTCCATGAGGGGGTCGGCCAGCGCGCGGCGCAGGTCGCGGAGCTCGGTGGCCAGGCGTGCGAAACGGACACGGGCCTCGGCGGAGAACGGCAGCCCGTCGTCCTCCGCCCCTCCGGCCTCCAGGAACGTGTCGAGGGCGTCGGCGAGCGAGATCACCTCCGCGGGGTCGATGCCCTCCACGGCCTCGGCCAGACGGATGTCCGGGTCGATGTCCTCGCCGCCGGGGGACGAGCGGTGCACCAGGAGGCGTGCGCGGCGGCCGAGGAGGGCGAGGTCCCTGGGGCCGATGCGCCAGCGCGGGCCCGTGAGCAGCCGGACCAGCGAGGCGTTGGCCCCCGGATCCTGGAGGACTTCGCAGACCGCGACGAGATCGGCGACCTCCGGGAGGTGCAGCAGTCCGGCCAGGCCGACGACCTCGACGGGGATGTCACGAGCGACGAGGGCTGCCTGGATGCGCGGGAAGTCCCCGGCGGTACGGCACAGGACGGCGATCTCCCCGGGGGCCGTGCCCGTCCCCACCAGGTGCGCGAGGGAGTCGGCGAGCCAGTCGATCTCCTCGGCGTGCGTACGCAGGAGGGCGCATCGGACCGTGCCGTCGCGCTCCGCGCCGGGGGCGGGGCGCAGGGCCTCGACGCCCTCGTGCATGGCGCGCAGTGGGCCGGCGAGAGCGTTGGCGAGGTGGAGGAGGCGGCCTCCGCTGCGGCGGTTCTCGCTGAGGGAGTAGCGGGTCGCCGGGGTGCCGTCGGCGTGCGGGAAGTGGAGCGGGAAGTCGTCGAGGTTGGCGACGGAGGCTCCGCGCCAGCCGTAGATCGCCTGGCAGGGGTCGCCGACGGCGGTGACGGCGTGACCGGTCGTGGCCCCGCCCTCCCCGCCGAAGAGGGCGGCGAGCAGGAGCCGCTGGGCCACGGAGGTGTCCTGGTACTCGTCGAGCAGGACGACCCGGAATTCGTCCCGCAGGACGACGCCGACCTCGGGCCGGGTGAGGGCGAGCTCGGCGGAGAGCGCGATCTGGTCGCCGAAGTCGAGGAGGTCGCGGCTGCGTTTGGCGTCCCGGTAGCGCCGGGTCAGTTCGAGGAGCTCGCGGCGGGCCGCGGCCGCCTCGGGGATCTTGCGCAGCTCGGCGTTGGTGAGCCGTGCCGTCTCCAGCGCGGCGAGCAGCTCGGTGTCGTACGCGGCGAGCCGCTCGGGGCGTACGAGGTGTTCGGAGAGCTCGGCGTCCAGGGCGAGCAGGTCACTGACCAGGGTGGGGAAGGACCGGGTCAGGGCGGGGTAGGGGCCGGGCGCCTCCCGCAGCACCCGGGCGGCGAGCTGGTGGCGGGTGGCGTCGGCGAGGAGGCGGGTCGTGGGTTCCAGCCCGATCCGCAGGCCGTGGTCGGTGAGGAGCCGGCCGGCGAAGGCGTGGTACGTCGAGATGCTGGGCTCGCCCGGCGGGTTGTCCGGGTCGATGACGTCCGGATCGGTGACCCCGGCCCGGACGAGGGCCTTGCGGACGCGTTCGGCGAGCTCACCCGCCGCCTTGTTGGTGAAGGTCAGGCCGAGGACCTGCTCGGGGGCCACCTGGCCGGTACCCACCAGCCACACCACCCGGGCGGCCATCACCGTGGTCTTTCCCGAGCCGGCTCCGGCCACGATCACCTGCGGGGCCGGCGGCGCGGTGATGCAGGCCGTCTGCTCCGGGGTGAAGGGGACCCCGAGGAGCTCCTTGAGCTGCTCGGGATCGGTGATACGGGTGGACACTCCAGAAAGGCTAACCGGAGAGACCGACAACGCCCTCCCCGCCGGTCGCCGCCCCGGAGGTCATTCGATGATCTGGCGGCCCTCGGGCTGCGCGCTGCACGAGGCCCGGAAGGCGCAGTGGGTGCAGTGCTGGCCGGTCGTGGGAGTGAACCGTTCGTCCAGGACACGGCCGGCCGCCGTCGCCAGGAGGTCGGAGACCCACTCGCCGGAGAGGGGTTCCTGGGCCTGCACCCTGGGGAAGGCGTCGCCACCCTCCTTCTTCGGCGCGGGCTGGCGCAGCTGTACGAGCTCGGCGCCACCGGCTTCGGGGCGGCGGCCGTCGAACACGTCGTCGACGGCGCCTTCCCTGACGGCCAGCTGGTACACGGCGAGCTGGGGGTGGGCGGCGACCTCGTCCTTCGTCGGGGCCGCCTTCCCGGTCTTGAAGTCGACGACGTAGGCCCGGCCCTCGGCGTCCTGTTCGACCCGGTCCATGGAGCCGCGGATGCGCACCTCGTACTCGCCCGCGTCGAGCGTCACGTCGAAGTCGTGCTCACTGGCGGCGGGCGTACGGCCGCCGCGGTCCATGACGTGCCAGCGCAGGAAGCGTTCGAGGGCGGCTCGCGCCTGGTCCTTCTCCTGGCCGGACTTCCAGGGTGCGTCGAAGACCAGGCCGTTCCACACGGAGTCCAGGCGTTCCATCAGGACGTCCAGATCGGCGGCGGTACGTCCGGACGCCACCTCGTCGGCCAGGACGTGCACCACGTTGCCGAAGCCCTGTGCTGCCGTCGCCGGGGCGTCCGCCTTCACTTCGCGGCCCAGGAACCACTGGAGGGCGCAGGTGTTGGCGAGCTGGTCGAGCGCGCTCCCGGAGAGCGCGACGGGACGGTCGCGGTCACGCAGCGGGACCTCGGAGCGGGTGGGCTCGTTCAGCCCCCACCAGCGGTAGGGATGGGCGGCCGGGACGAGCGGCCGGCCCTCGTCGTCGGTGAGCGCCGCGAGCCGTGCGAGCCGCTGGGCCGCGGCGTCGCGCAGAGCGTCGGAGGCCCGGGGGTCGACGGTCGTCGCCCGGAGCTCGGCGACGAGCGAGGCGACCGCGAGGGGGCGGCGGGGCCTGCCGGTGACGTCCCGGGGTTCGGCACCGAGTTCGGTGAGGAAGCGGGACGGCTGGTCGCCGTCGTCGGCGGGCGCCTTGACCGCGGTGACGACGAGCCGCTCACGGGCGCGGGTCGCGGCGACGTAGAAGAGGCGGCGTTCCTCGGCGAGGAGCGCCCCGGGGGTAAGCGGTTCCGCCAGTCCGTCGCGCCCGATCCGGTCCGCCTCGAGGAGCGAGCCCCGCCGGCGCAGGTCGGGCCAGAGTCCCTCCTGCACGCCTGCGACGACGACCAGCCGCCACTCCAGTCCCTTGGACCGGTGCGCGGTCATCAGACGCACGGCGTCGGGTCGCACGGCACGCCGGGAGAGGGTGTCGGCGGCGATGTCCTGGGCGTCGACCTCTTCCAGGAAGTTGAGCGCTCCCCGTCCCCCGGTGCGTTCCTCGGCTCTCGCCGCGGTGTCGAACAAGGCGCAGACGGCGTCGAGGTCCCGGTCGGCGTTCCGGCCGCTCACGCCGCCGCGCAGGGCGGCCCGCTCGAGCCGGCCCGGCCAGGGGGTGCCGTTCCACAGCGCCCAGAGGGCCTCCTCCGCCGTGCCGCCGCCCTCGAGGAGTTCGCGGGCCTTGCGCAGGAGCGCGCCGAGGCGCTGGGCCCCCCGGGCGTACGCCGGATCGTGTGTGGCGAGCCGTTCGGGCTCGGCGAGCGCCCGTGCGAGCAGCTCTCCTGACGGGGGCGGTACGCGGTTGCCGGCGGCCCGCTCCTCGTCGCGCAGTGCCCGGCCGAGACGGCGGAGATCGGCGGCGTCCATGGAACCGAGCGGGGAGGTGAGCAGGGCGAGGGCCGTCTCGGTGTCGAGCAGGCCGCGCGCCGTTTCGTCCTCCGCAGGCGACGGCCCGGGAGCCGTTTCGTCGTCCTCCGCAGGCGACTGCCCGGGAGCCGCGTCGGGTCCGGCGCCGTCCTCCGCCCCGGCGTGGAGCGCTCCCGGGACCGTGTCACTTCCGGCGTCGGCCTCACCGGCCGGCCGCTCGGCGTCGGCCTCGCCCACCGGCCGCCGCTCCGCCACGGCGCCGCCCGCGCCGCCCAGCGCCGCCGTGGCGACCGTGCGCAGAGCGGTCAGCAGCGGGGCCACCGCGGGTTCGTGGCGCAGGGGGAGGTCGTCGCCGTCCACCTCCAGGGGGACGCCCGCAGAGGTAAGAGCCCGGCGCACGGAAGGGATGGAACGGCCTCCGGCACGCACCAGGACCGCCATGTCCTTCCACGGCACCCCGTCCTCGAGGTGCGCGCGCCGCAGCAGGTCGGCGATGTTCTCCAGCTCCGTGGAGGCGGTCGGATAGGTGTACGTCTCCACCGTGCCGCCCTCGCGCACGGCCGACAGCTCGCGGTGCGCGCGCACCTTGTCCGACGGCAAGCGTGTGAGCGGCATCCGGCGGGTCAGCAGCCGCGTGGCGGCGAGCAGCGTCGCGCCGGACCGGCGGGAGGTGGTGAGGACACCGACGGGGGCGGGCGCCCCGTCGGCCCGGCGGAACGCGTCCGGGAAGTCGAGGATGCCGTTCACGTCGGCGCCCCGGAAGGCGTAGATCGACTGGTCCGGGTCGCCGAAGGCGATCAGCGTCCGGCCGCCGCCGGCACCCGGGACACCGCTCCCCCGGTTGCCCGCCAAGGCGTGCAGCAGGCGCACCTGGGCCGGGTCCGTGTCCTGGTATTCGTCGACGAGGACCAGGTCGTAACTGCGGGCGAGCTCGGCCGCCACCTCCGGCCGCTCGGCGAGCAGGACCGCCCGGTGGACCAGTTCGGCGTAGTCCAGGACGCCTTGGGCGTCGAGGATGTCGAGGTACTCGGCGAGGAACTGGGCGGCGGCGTTCCAGTCCGGGCGGCCGGTGCGGCGGGCGAAGGCGGCGAGGGCGTCGGGGCCGAGGCCCAGTTCACGGCTGCGGGCCAGCACCGCGCGTACCTCGTCGGCGAAACCCCGGGTGGTCAGGCAGGCCCGCAGTTCGTCGGGCCAGCGCACATGGGCGAGCCCTGCCTTCTCCAGACCGAGCTGACCGGCGAGCAGCTCGCGGACGGTGACGTCCTGCTCCGGTCCGGAGAGCAGGCGCAGCGGATCGGCGAACAGGTCCGCGTCCTGGTGGGCGCGGACCAGGGCGTAGCAGTACGAGTGGAAGGTGGTGGCCTGCGGGCCCCGGGTGCCGCCCAGCCGTGACGCCATACGGTCGCGCAGCTCCACGGCGGCCTTGCGGCTGAAGGTGAGGACCAGGATCCGGGCGGGGTCGGTCCCCGCGGCCACGCGCCGTGCCACCGTCTCGACGAGTGTCGTGGTCTTGCCGGTGCCCGGTCCCGCGAGGACGAGCAGCGGCCCGTCCCGGTGGTCGACCACCGCACGTTGGGCCGCGTCCAGAAGAGGGGGGCCCACCGAACCCGGGGGGGTGCGCACCAGCCGGTACGCGCCCGGGGCCCGCCGCCGTGCCTGACGGTGCGGGCTGTGCCGGGTGGTGGAGGAGGAGCTCACGTGGATCGCCGGTCCTGGTGGGTGTACTCGGTCTGTGCGGTGCCTGGATGCGCTGCCGGCCACGATGAGCGGAGCCGTGCGCGTGAACGACGCTACGCCGGTGCCGGGGCGGAATGCGGCGAGGTGGCTGCGTCCCTCGTCACGTGTGCGCCTCCGGAGCGGGCGGGCGCCCTCCTACCGGCCCGGCGCCTGTCGCGGCGGGACACGATGGCCGAAGCTGTCACATGTGAGTTTCCTCGCCCCCGTCCGGATCACCGGCCCCGCCCGGAACACCGGCCCCGTCGATGCCGTCCCACCTGGCCCGCTTCATGTCGAGGCGCGGGAGGTGCCCCTCCGCACTCCGCGGGGCCGGGCGCAGCGGAGTGCCCTCCTCCTGGTAGTGGCCCAGGGCGCGCTGCTCGTGTCCCGGCAGGAGTGCCCCGTCGGCCCGCACCACACGCCACCACGGCACCGCGGAGCCGTACAGCGCCATGGCCCTGCCCACCTGCCTGGGCCCGCCGTCACCGAGCCATTCGGCGACGTCTCCGTAGGTCATGACGCGACCGGGCGGGATCAGGTCGGCGACGTCCAGGACCCGCTCCGCGTACGCGGGCAGCTCGGCGACGACGGGCGCTCGGGACGCGGCGGGCGCGGCGGACGCCGGGGGCTCGGAGGACCCGGAGGGCACGGCACCGACGGAGGCTCCGGGTGTCCGGTTCTTGCTCATCCGACACATCCTGCCGTACGCCACCGACAGGCGTGCCGGTTCGGTGTAACCCTGGTCACACGGCAGGCGGGCGGGGGCGAAAAAGCGTATGTTGCGCTTCGCGCGCCCGTGCAATGCCCCCTCATGCCCCCCTCTGTCTGCACGCCGTGCCACCATCGTGCGGGCGGTGACCGGTGATACGAGAACACGAAGACCAATCAGAGGCGACGAAGGAGCAGGGCGTGCAGCCACCGAAGGCGGCGGACGCCCCTGATGCTGAGCCGCGCCCCGGCGCCTCGGAGGGCTCCGACGCGGAGCCGCGCCCCGATGCGGAGCCCGGCCCCGGTCCGTCCGGTGGCGCCGACCTCCGGAAGGCTCCCGAGACGCTCACCGGCTCGACCCTGGCGTCGGCCGACGCCACTCTGACGGACCGCGTGTCAGGCGACGAACCGCTGCTCCCCGCCCGGGTGCACCGCCCCTCCGACCTGTTGCGGCTGCTCGTCGGCGTCCTGGCGATCGTCCTGCTCTTCGCCGTCGCCGCCTTCGCCCAGGGGACCACCACCGGCCTCGAGGACGACATCTCCAAGGGCACGGACCAGGCGCCGGACCTGCTGATCAAGCTCGCCGGCCTGGTGTCGAGCATCGCCGTACTCCTCGTGCCCGTGGCCTTCGCCATCGAGCGCCTCGTCAAACGTGACGGGCTGCGCATCGCGGACGGCGTGCTCGCCGCCGTGCTCGCCCACGGGGTCACCCTGGCCACCGACCTCTGGGTCGCCAGGTCGGCGCCCGGCACCATCCGCGAGGCGCTGACCCAGCCCCAGCCCGGTGACGCCCTCACCGATCCGGTACACGGGTACCTCGCGCCCGTCATCGCCTACATGACGGCCGTCGGGATGGCGCGCAGACCGCGCTGGCGGGTCGTCCTGTGGGTGGTGCTGCTCCTGGACGCCTTCGCCATGCTGGTCGGGGGCTACACCACGCCGTTCTCGATCGTGCTCACGGTGCTGATCGGCTGGACGGTGGCGTACGGCACCCTGTACGCCGTCGGCTCGCCGAACGTCCGTCCGACCGGCCAGCACCTCATGGCCGGTCTGCGCCACGTCGGGTTCCGTCCGGTGGCTGCGATGCGGACGGAGGCGGAGGACACCCCCGACAACATCGACCAGAGCGACCGGGGCCGCCGCTACCTCGTCACACTGGAGGACGGGCCACCGCTGGACGTGACGGTCGTCGACCGGGAGCAGCAGGCGCAGGGCTTCTTCTACCGCGTGTGGCGCAGGCTCACCCTGCGCAGCATCACCCAGCGCCGCTCCATCCAGTCGCTGCGCCAGGCACTGGAACAGGAGGCTCTCCTCGCGTACGCGGCGATCGCCGCCGGGGCCAACGCGCCCAAGCTCATCGCCACCTCCGAGCTCGGTCCCGACGCCGTGATGCTCGTCTACGAGCACATCGGCGGGCACTCGCTGGACGCGATGGCGGACGAGGAGATCACCGACGACCTGGTACGCGGCGCGTGGCGTCAGGTGAAGGCGCTCCAGTCGCGCCGGATCGCCCACCGCAGGCTCACGGGGGACGCGATCCTCGTGGATCGTCCCGGCACCGTGTTCGTCACGGATCTGCGGGGC from Streptomyces sp. B1I3 includes:
- the nudC gene encoding NAD(+) diphosphatase, with translation MSTFDNASADRPIGLTAPSGIDRAAHHRLDEAWLAAAWSHPTTRVFVVSGGQALIDDTPDGGTELVMTPSFEAPLTETHRYFLGTDEDGVRYFALQKDSLPGRMDQSARPAGLREAGLLLGARDAGLMVHAVALENWQRLHRFCSRCGDRTVIAAAGHIRRCQACGAEHYPRTDPAVIMLVTDDQDRALLGRQVHWPEGRFSTLAGFVEPGESIEQSVAREVFEEAGITVGEVEYIASQPWPFPSSLMLGFMARATSSEIEVDGEEIEEARWFSREELTEAFESGAVLPPFGVSIAARLIELWYGKPLPRPGNAG
- a CDS encoding MGMT family protein — protein: MSKNRTPGASVGAVPSGSSEPPASAAPAASRAPVVAELPAYAERVLDVADLIPPGRVMTYGDVAEWLGDGGPRQVGRAMALYGSAVPWWRVVRADGALLPGHEQRALGHYQEEGTPLRPAPRSAEGHLPRLDMKRARWDGIDGAGVPGGAGDPDGGEETHM
- a CDS encoding dipeptidase; its protein translation is MSDTPDNAVRTYTEQHRAAFLEDLAEWLRIPSVSAQPEHDGDVRRSAEWLSAKLAETGFPVTEIWETPGAPAVFAEWPSDDPDAPVVLVYGHHDVQPAAREDGWHTDPFEPVIRDGRMYGRGAADDKGQVFFHTLGVRAHLAATGRTTPAVHLKLLVEGEEESGSPNFRALAEQRASRLAADVVVVSDTGMWDENTPSVCTGMRGLAECEIELYGPDQDIHSGSFGGAVPNPATALARLVAALHDAEGRVAVPGFYDGVAELTDTERALFAELPFDEDAWLRTAASHATAGEAGFTTLERVWARPTAEVNGIGGGYQGAGSKTVIPSSALVKLSFRLVAGQDPAHVQKLVRTWAEDRIPAGIRHRITFSPATRPCLTPLDHPALQAAARAMGRAFGQKILFTREGGSGPAADLQDVLGAPVLFLGISVPSDGWHGPDEKVELDLLLKGVETSAHLWGELAAAPR
- a CDS encoding ATP-dependent DNA helicase; protein product: MSTRITDPEQLKELLGVPFTPEQTACITAPPAPQVIVAGAGSGKTTVMAARVVWLVGTGQVAPEQVLGLTFTNKAAGELAERVRKALVRAGVTDPDVIDPDNPPGEPSISTYHAFAGRLLTDHGLRIGLEPTTRLLADATRHQLAARVLREAPGPYPALTRSFPTLVSDLLALDAELSEHLVRPERLAAYDTELLAALETARLTNAELRKIPEAAAARRELLELTRRYRDAKRSRDLLDFGDQIALSAELALTRPEVGVVLRDEFRVVLLDEYQDTSVAQRLLLAALFGGEGGATTGHAVTAVGDPCQAIYGWRGASVANLDDFPLHFPHADGTPATRYSLSENRRSGGRLLHLANALAGPLRAMHEGVEALRPAPGAERDGTVRCALLRTHAEEIDWLADSLAHLVGTGTAPGEIAVLCRTAGDFPRIQAALVARDIPVEVVGLAGLLHLPEVADLVAVCEVLQDPGANASLVRLLTGPRWRIGPRDLALLGRRARLLVHRSSPGGEDIDPDIRLAEAVEGIDPAEVISLADALDTFLEAGGAEDDGLPFSAEARVRFARLATELRDLRRALADPLMDVLHRVLSTTGLEVELSASPHALAARRRETLANFLDVAAGFAAVDGEASLLAFLGFLRTAAQYEKGLDNALPGGENTVKVLTAHKSKGLEWDVVAVPGLVTGQFPSGQSRDAWTSQSKVLPHALRGDAATLPVVPSWDAKGLKAFKEEMKEHQHTEELRLGYVTFTRPRSLLLGSGHWWGPSQKKARGPSAFLEALYGHCAAGYGEIEVWADEPAEDEENPALQERDADQAWPLPLDGTAMARRRAARDTVLAHLEALAATPVPDVYAGPSPYDDEAPYGEEDAPYDEEDAPYDDPFPDGDPHADTPVPAAGEAARHIPAARAPVDPDAGTHLRPDAEAEAGLTPEEARALASWDRDLDALAGELRRARAGVRDVLVPASLSATQLLHLAADPDGFARELARPMPRAPQPAARRGTRFHAWVESRFEELPLPMLGPDELPGGGEDDAEIADERDLAELKEAFERTEYARRTPYRVETPFQIVLAGRLIRGRIDAVYRTGDTYEIVDWKTTRHRTADPLQLAVYRLAWSELHGLPLDSVTATFLYVRTGETVRPTALPGRAELEQLLLDEPPPRGR
- a CDS encoding ATP-dependent DNA helicase — encoded protein: MSSSSTTRHSPHRQARRRAPGAYRLVRTPPGSVGPPLLDAAQRAVVDHRDGPLLVLAGPGTGKTTTLVETVARRVAAGTDPARILVLTFSRKAAVELRDRMASRLGGTRGPQATTFHSYCYALVRAHQDADLFADPLRLLSGPEQDVTVRELLAGQLGLEKAGLAHVRWPDELRACLTTRGFADEVRAVLARSRELGLGPDALAAFARRTGRPDWNAAAQFLAEYLDILDAQGVLDYAELVHRAVLLAERPEVAAELARSYDLVLVDEYQDTDPAQVRLLHALAGNRGSGVPGAGGGRTLIAFGDPDQSIYAFRGADVNGILDFPDAFRRADGAPAPVGVLTTSRRSGATLLAATRLLTRRMPLTRLPSDKVRAHRELSAVREGGTVETYTYPTASTELENIADLLRRAHLEDGVPWKDMAVLVRAGGRSIPSVRRALTSAGVPLEVDGDDLPLRHEPAVAPLLTALRTVATAALGGAGGAVAERRPVGEADAERPAGEADAGSDTVPGALHAGAEDGAGPDAAPGQSPAEDDETAPGPSPAEDETARGLLDTETALALLTSPLGSMDAADLRRLGRALRDEERAAGNRVPPPSGELLARALAEPERLATHDPAYARGAQRLGALLRKARELLEGGGTAEEALWALWNGTPWPGRLERAALRGGVSGRNADRDLDAVCALFDTAARAEERTGGRGALNFLEEVDAQDIAADTLSRRAVRPDAVRLMTAHRSKGLEWRLVVVAGVQEGLWPDLRRRGSLLEADRIGRDGLAEPLTPGALLAEERRLFYVAATRARERLVVTAVKAPADDGDQPSRFLTELGAEPRDVTGRPRRPLAVASLVAELRATTVDPRASDALRDAAAQRLARLAALTDDEGRPLVPAAHPYRWWGLNEPTRSEVPLRDRDRPVALSGSALDQLANTCALQWFLGREVKADAPATAAQGFGNVVHVLADEVASGRTAADLDVLMERLDSVWNGLVFDAPWKSGQEKDQARAALERFLRWHVMDRGGRTPAASEHDFDVTLDAGEYEVRIRGSMDRVEQDAEGRAYVVDFKTGKAAPTKDEVAAHPQLAVYQLAVREGAVDDVFDGRRPEAGGAELVQLRQPAPKKEGGDAFPRVQAQEPLSGEWVSDLLATAAGRVLDERFTPTTGQHCTHCAFRASCSAQPEGRQIIE